One segment of Acidianus sp. HS-5 DNA contains the following:
- a CDS encoding [LysW]-aminoadipate/[LysW]-glutamate kinase has translation MIVVKAGGRVIKNSLRNLIDSIISYDGKLIFVHGGGDIVTEYTKKMGIEPTFVISPEGIRSRYTSREELDVYVMVMTLINKNIVTELNSRGKLALGLSGADAALVKANRKKRIMIIDERGKKRIIEGGYTGKIYEVNANLLNTISSTFDYIILSPIAIDITGGTMLNVDGDQMAFGVASAIKADTLVILTDVKGVIQDNNIVKKIQKEEAEEFAKKVGSGMNRKILMASEALKNGVKKVVISSGLENDAINKALDGEGTVIE, from the coding sequence ATGATAGTAGTAAAAGCTGGAGGAAGAGTTATAAAAAATTCTTTACGAAATTTAATTGATAGTATTATATCATATGATGGTAAATTAATTTTCGTGCATGGAGGAGGAGATATAGTAACAGAGTACACAAAGAAGATGGGAATAGAGCCAACATTCGTGATTTCACCCGAAGGTATAAGGAGCCGATATACAAGTAGGGAAGAGTTAGATGTTTACGTCATGGTAATGACACTAATAAATAAAAACATTGTAACAGAATTAAACTCCAGAGGAAAATTAGCTTTAGGACTTAGCGGTGCAGATGCGGCACTAGTAAAGGCAAATAGAAAAAAGAGAATAATGATAATTGATGAGAGAGGCAAGAAAAGAATAATTGAGGGAGGCTATACTGGGAAAATTTATGAAGTAAACGCGAACTTATTGAATACTATTTCAAGCACTTTTGATTATATTATATTATCTCCAATTGCTATAGATATTACTGGAGGTACAATGCTTAATGTAGACGGAGATCAAATGGCTTTTGGTGTAGCTTCAGCTATAAAAGCAGACACATTAGTTATTCTAACTGATGTAAAAGGAGTTATCCAAGATAACAATATAGTTAAAAAAATTCAAAAAGAAGAAGCTGAGGAATTCGCGAAAAAAGTTGGATCAGGTATGAATAGGAAAATACTAATGGCATCTGAAGCTCTTAAGAACGGAGTTAAAAAAGTTGTAATTTCATCGGGATTAGAAAACGATGCTATTAATAAAGCTCTTGATGGAGAAGGAACGGTGATAGAATGA
- the cedB gene encoding DNA import protein CedB has translation MNEDKISFIFISVLVILLTIIYRNPLLLLLLLAIGLVAFKYSKINLKSLVYKIRIFNNSSDLSNIKIGEGYIQKGNEYIGILLINDIPVDYKDLSENSLRSSIASFYKILQIGEQVDIFFRKKYVDNIKYKEALLHKAQNLRIIIDSDPSNSKAKRELEIVNFLLDRISEGEYPFKYEIYLLIHSRNKERAIQLAEVISKGLEGLNIRSRLANRNEILSIIFLDECKSDKISIPSQVPFLTPFSVDKLPKFQLRNDGVLLGKDINHGIPVFWNIDSSENPHMLIIGPTGAGKTEFLINTSLQLALNYSIPIVFFDTKGDIKQRIIKRGFDVKIFNPLYHGISLLKSNNIPIQVRTMQIEKILTNSFDLDKVYSSIIFKLVYDVLEDYHSSKISYLNWDIIDEKAKSMLDEITYLYISKIIRIVKSLDHGDNIADLLVPGINIIDLTTIKNETLRKIIMYSVITDIYNKFSGSVDDGTRIVLVLDEAWTVLKNEKVDYPLVADLVKRGRGHGIALSMATQNIEDLGDMSSIYLDNIGLLIFMNNGDKEFWNNTVKRFVNINNNEINNNLAFLGRGEALIRFLGDPRPLLIKIEVVN, from the coding sequence ATGAACGAAGATAAGATATCTTTCATTTTCATTTCAGTATTAGTTATACTTCTTACAATAATTTATAGGAATCCGCTCTTACTATTATTATTACTGGCTATAGGTTTAGTAGCATTTAAATATAGTAAAATTAACCTAAAGTCATTAGTTTACAAAATTCGTATTTTTAATAACTCATCAGATTTATCAAATATTAAGATAGGAGAAGGATATATACAAAAAGGTAATGAATATATAGGTATATTATTAATTAATGATATTCCTGTAGATTATAAGGATTTAAGTGAGAATAGTTTAAGAAGTTCTATAGCGTCGTTTTACAAAATATTGCAGATAGGTGAGCAAGTAGATATTTTCTTTAGGAAAAAATACGTTGATAACATAAAGTACAAGGAAGCTTTATTACATAAAGCTCAAAATCTGAGGATTATAATAGATTCGGATCCGTCAAATAGTAAAGCAAAAAGAGAATTAGAAATAGTTAATTTTTTGCTAGATAGAATATCGGAAGGAGAATATCCATTTAAATATGAAATATACTTATTAATTCATTCCAGAAATAAGGAAAGGGCAATACAGTTAGCAGAAGTTATAAGTAAAGGCTTAGAAGGATTAAATATAAGATCTAGGTTAGCAAATAGAAATGAAATATTAAGTATAATTTTTTTAGATGAATGTAAATCTGATAAAATTTCTATTCCTAGCCAAGTTCCCTTCTTAACTCCGTTTTCTGTTGATAAACTTCCTAAGTTTCAGCTTAGAAATGATGGCGTCCTTTTAGGCAAAGACATAAATCATGGAATCCCAGTATTCTGGAATATTGATAGTAGCGAGAATCCGCATATGCTTATCATAGGACCTACTGGTGCAGGAAAGACCGAGTTTTTAATCAACACTTCTTTGCAGTTGGCATTAAATTATTCTATTCCAATAGTATTTTTTGATACAAAAGGAGATATAAAGCAAAGAATAATAAAACGCGGATTTGATGTAAAAATATTTAATCCTCTATATCATGGGATTTCTTTACTCAAAAGTAATAATATACCAATACAAGTTAGAACGATGCAAATAGAAAAGATATTGACAAATTCGTTTGATTTGGACAAGGTTTATAGTTCTATAATTTTTAAATTAGTATACGATGTATTAGAAGATTATCATTCCAGTAAAATATCATATTTAAATTGGGATATAATAGATGAGAAGGCAAAATCTATGCTGGATGAAATAACTTATCTTTATATTTCAAAAATAATTAGAATTGTTAAGAGTTTGGATCATGGAGATAACATAGCCGATCTACTAGTCCCTGGAATAAACATAATAGATCTTACAACTATTAAAAATGAAACTCTAAGGAAAATAATAATGTATAGCGTTATAACCGATATATACAATAAATTTTCTGGCTCTGTTGATGACGGAACCAGAATAGTCTTGGTATTAGATGAGGCATGGACAGTATTAAAGAATGAGAAAGTAGATTATCCTTTAGTCGCAGATCTAGTGAAGAGAGGTAGAGGCCATGGAATTGCATTATCTATGGCTACTCAAAATATAGAGGACCTAGGAGATATGTCTTCAATTTATCTTGATAATATTGGGCTATTAATTTTTATGAATAATGGAGATAAGGAATTCTGGAATAATACTGTGAAAAGATTTGTTAATATCAATAATAACGAAATAAATAATAATCTTGCCTTTTTAGGCAGAGGAGAAGCTTTAATAAGATTTTTAGGTGATCCCAGACCATTGCTAATAAAGATCGAAGTAGTAAATTAA
- the lysJ gene encoding [LysW]-aminoadipate semialdehyde/glutamate semialdehyde transaminase: protein MKLVEFYGTRGLKIVKGENQYVWDDKGRRYLDLHAGHGVAFLGHRNKIVLEYLQKQMSEIITLTTAFDTPIREEMLKEMEKVKPDDLDNVFLLNSGSEAVELALKTARKITGKRKLIAFKNSFHGRTSGSLSVTWNKRYREPFEPLLEPVEFLEYNNVDDLKKIDESTAAVIVEPVQGEGGVIPGKEDFMKALREVTQEKGILLIVDEVQTGFGRTGKVWAYQHFDIKPDIMTAGKAIGGGFPVSAVFMPDWIAEKLGEGDHGTTYGGNPFAAAAVTGAVKALLTDNVPEQARVKGEIFMKMLNDALTDFKSVREIRGLGLMIGVDLRLNPGKAIKHLQDSGVLSLKAGVSTIRFLSPYMITQEDMELAVNETRQGVAITEGKTVSS, encoded by the coding sequence ATGAAACTTGTAGAATTTTATGGCACAAGAGGTTTGAAGATAGTAAAAGGAGAAAACCAATACGTTTGGGATGATAAAGGTAGAAGATATTTAGATTTGCATGCAGGTCATGGAGTAGCTTTTTTAGGTCATAGGAATAAGATAGTCCTAGAATATTTACAAAAACAAATGTCAGAAATAATAACACTCACTACTGCATTTGATACTCCAATTAGGGAAGAAATGCTAAAAGAAATGGAAAAAGTGAAACCAGACGATTTAGATAACGTATTTTTATTAAATTCCGGCAGCGAAGCAGTAGAATTAGCATTAAAAACTGCGAGAAAGATAACAGGAAAAAGAAAATTGATAGCATTTAAGAATTCATTTCATGGTAGAACTTCCGGTTCTTTATCAGTCACGTGGAATAAAAGGTATAGAGAACCTTTCGAACCTTTATTAGAGCCAGTAGAATTTCTTGAGTATAATAATGTAGATGATTTAAAGAAAATAGACGAATCTACTGCCGCAGTTATAGTAGAGCCAGTTCAAGGAGAGGGCGGAGTTATACCTGGTAAGGAAGATTTTATGAAAGCCTTAAGAGAAGTTACGCAAGAGAAGGGGATTTTACTAATTGTAGATGAAGTTCAGACTGGTTTTGGAAGAACTGGAAAAGTTTGGGCTTATCAGCATTTTGACATAAAGCCTGATATAATGACCGCAGGAAAAGCGATTGGAGGAGGATTTCCAGTTAGCGCAGTATTTATGCCAGATTGGATAGCCGAAAAACTTGGTGAGGGAGATCATGGTACAACCTATGGTGGAAACCCATTTGCTGCAGCTGCAGTTACTGGAGCTGTTAAGGCATTATTGACTGATAATGTTCCAGAGCAGGCAAGAGTTAAGGGAGAAATATTCATGAAAATGCTTAATGATGCTCTAACTGACTTTAAATCCGTTAGAGAAATTAGAGGACTTGGACTAATGATAGGAGTAGATTTAAGACTTAATCCAGGCAAAGCGATAAAACATCTCCAGGATAGTGGAGTTTTATCTCTAAAAGCAGGAGTATCTACAATAAGATTCTTATCTCCATATATGATAACACAAGAAGATATGGAGTTGGCTGTCAATGAAACTAGACAAGGAGTTGCTATTACAGAAGGCAAAACGGTATCTTCTTGA
- the lysX gene encoding lysine biosynthesis protein LysX, translating into MILGVTYDLLRWEERNLIQESTKLGHKVIPIYTKDFYHLFSEDNQFQNLDVILQRNTSHQRAVSTSLIFETLGYNIINDSRTLINCENKLMTTAILSRHNIKVPKTAVAFSKEKALQIASKLGYPTVVKPIEGSWGRMVAKALDEDTLRSFLEYQDYTSLGFRNVYYIQEFVRKPDRDIRIFVIGDEAPVGIYRVNTKNWRTNTALGAVAEPLKIDDELKDLALKVKEVIGGFFLGIDVFEDKERGYLVDEVNGVPEYKNTVRVNQFNLSEYLIKKIEEWTRK; encoded by the coding sequence GTGATACTTGGAGTCACTTATGATCTACTTAGATGGGAAGAGAGAAATTTAATTCAAGAATCTACAAAATTAGGTCATAAGGTAATACCAATCTATACCAAAGATTTTTATCATTTATTTTCTGAGGATAATCAATTTCAAAATCTAGATGTAATTCTGCAAAGAAACACATCGCATCAAAGAGCAGTATCAACGTCGTTAATCTTTGAGACTTTAGGTTATAATATAATAAATGATAGCAGGACGCTAATAAATTGTGAAAACAAATTAATGACCACTGCAATATTATCTAGACATAACATAAAGGTTCCTAAGACAGCTGTAGCTTTCTCTAAAGAGAAAGCCTTACAAATTGCAAGCAAACTAGGATATCCTACTGTTGTAAAGCCAATTGAAGGTAGTTGGGGTAGAATGGTTGCAAAGGCGTTAGATGAAGATACATTAAGGAGTTTTCTTGAGTATCAAGATTATACATCATTAGGATTTAGGAATGTTTATTATATCCAAGAATTTGTAAGAAAGCCAGATAGGGATATAAGAATTTTTGTGATAGGAGATGAGGCTCCAGTAGGTATATATAGAGTAAATACTAAAAACTGGAGAACAAATACTGCGCTGGGAGCAGTAGCCGAACCGTTAAAGATAGATGATGAATTGAAAGATCTCGCTTTAAAGGTAAAAGAAGTAATTGGAGGTTTCTTCCTTGGGATAGATGTATTCGAAGACAAGGAAAGAGGGTACTTAGTAGATGAAGTTAATGGAGTTCCCGAATATAAAAATACGGTAAGAGTAAACCAATTTAACTTGTCGGAATATTTAATTAAGAAAATAGAGGAGTGGACAAGAAAATGA
- the hxlB gene encoding 6-phospho-3-hexuloisomerase, whose product MYDLAEFVIRAAQLIKPDQVEKMVDTLENFYKNNKNGKVLVMGAGRSGLVGRAFAMRLLHLGYNAYVLGETIVPAIGKNDLAIAISGSGRTRLILTAAEAAKDAKATLVAVTSYADSPIGKIADVVVEVPGRTKYSQFEDYFARQILGITEPLAPLGTLFEDTTQMFLDGIVAELMLRLKKTEEDLRQIHANIEL is encoded by the coding sequence ATGTATGATTTAGCCGAATTTGTAATTAGGGCCGCGCAGCTTATTAAACCAGATCAAGTAGAAAAAATGGTAGATACGTTAGAAAATTTTTATAAGAATAATAAAAATGGAAAAGTATTGGTTATGGGTGCTGGTAGGAGTGGATTAGTAGGAAGAGCTTTTGCTATGAGGTTGTTGCACCTTGGGTATAATGCTTATGTATTAGGTGAGACTATAGTTCCTGCTATTGGTAAGAATGATTTAGCTATAGCAATTTCTGGGTCTGGAAGAACTAGGTTAATTTTAACTGCAGCAGAAGCTGCTAAAGATGCTAAAGCGACTTTAGTAGCAGTAACGAGTTATGCCGATAGTCCAATAGGTAAGATTGCGGACGTAGTCGTAGAGGTTCCTGGTAGAACTAAATATTCTCAATTTGAGGACTATTTTGCTAGGCAAATACTAGGTATAACTGAACCTCTAGCTCCATTAGGTACATTATTTGAAGATACGACTCAAATGTTTTTAGACGGAATTGTGGCCGAATTAATGCTAAGGTTAAAGAAGACTGAAGAAGATTTAAGGCAAATTCATGCTAATATAGAACTTTAG
- a CDS encoding archease, giving the protein MKKFEFFDNTADVGIRAYGETLEEAFENSALAVFEVMTDTSKVDPREERKISIDGTDLENLLYRWIESLLVFYDSELMLFSKFKVKIDQNNMRLEGEAWGEKFNEEKHERRTLVKAMTYSLMSINKQGNMYEITFVVDI; this is encoded by the coding sequence ATGAAGAAATTTGAGTTCTTTGATAATACAGCAGACGTGGGAATAAGAGCTTATGGCGAAACACTTGAAGAAGCCTTTGAAAATTCTGCTTTAGCAGTTTTTGAAGTAATGACTGATACCTCTAAAGTAGATCCTAGGGAGGAGAGAAAGATAAGTATAGATGGAACTGATTTAGAAAACTTATTATATAGGTGGATAGAATCTCTTTTAGTTTTTTATGATTCAGAATTAATGTTATTTAGTAAATTCAAAGTAAAGATAGACCAGAATAATATGAGGTTAGAAGGAGAGGCTTGGGGGGAGAAATTTAATGAAGAAAAGCATGAAAGAAGAACGTTAGTTAAAGCAATGACTTATAGTTTAATGTCAATCAATAAGCAAGGAAATATGTACGAGATAACTTTTGTAGTTGATATTTAA
- a CDS encoding NAD(P)-binding protein gives MKIILGGGISGLLLASLNKQDYLILELQHEVGGLFATEEISGINVHIIPPIVNNPNFLEGLKYHEYRPRIRSEKVKYLKEKICSFCDKLPSWLEFNGKMFWIENLGEIISTLSKGKKIINEYPTIIKDKKLITNKGRSVIFDEIHSTISRRNLMKILGFDEPNLKSISAFITILITKGEKDWDLYINGDSGILFSHIIRESVENDIYINYIYSFFTSKLPDIKKVFSDLKRTRLLSREEILAYRSHVIKDAILCGTPSVNVDYVKNCGRLGLWKNISLEEAVNLAHTC, from the coding sequence GTGAAGATAATTTTAGGTGGAGGAATTTCTGGATTACTCCTAGCTTCCTTGAATAAACAAGATTATTTAATTCTTGAGTTACAACATGAAGTTGGAGGATTATTTGCTACAGAGGAGATTTCTGGGATTAACGTTCATATTATTCCGCCTATTGTAAATAATCCAAACTTTTTAGAAGGTCTAAAATATCACGAATACCGACCAAGAATACGTTCAGAAAAGGTAAAGTACTTAAAAGAGAAGATTTGTAGTTTCTGCGATAAATTACCCTCTTGGCTAGAGTTTAATGGTAAAATGTTTTGGATTGAAAATCTTGGAGAAATAATATCTACTCTCAGTAAAGGTAAAAAAATAATAAATGAATATCCAACAATAATAAAAGATAAAAAATTAATTACTAATAAAGGTAGGTCGGTAATTTTTGACGAAATACATAGCACAATTTCAAGAAGAAATTTAATGAAAATTCTAGGTTTTGATGAACCAAATCTAAAATCAATCTCGGCATTTATTACGATATTAATAACTAAAGGTGAAAAGGACTGGGATTTATATATTAATGGCGATTCTGGTATATTGTTTTCTCATATTATAAGAGAAAGTGTAGAGAATGACATTTATATTAATTATATATATTCATTCTTCACTTCTAAATTGCCTGATATAAAGAAGGTATTTAGCGATTTAAAGAGGACTCGTCTTTTATCTAGAGAAGAAATTTTGGCATATAGATCACATGTTATTAAAGATGCTATTCTATGCGGTACTCCTTCAGTTAATGTTGATTATGTAAAGAATTGTGGTAGATTAGGTTTGTGGAAAAACATCAGCTTAGAAGAAGCTGTAAATCTGGCCCATACATGCTAA
- a CDS encoding alpha-aminoadipate/glutamate carrier protein LysW, which produces MVTLKCPVCGGQVNVEDDALPGEIIEHDCGAQLEVYKENGKLALRLAEQVGEDWGE; this is translated from the coding sequence ATGGTAACACTTAAATGCCCAGTTTGTGGGGGTCAAGTCAACGTAGAGGACGATGCACTACCAGGAGAAATAATAGAACATGACTGCGGTGCACAATTAGAGGTATATAAAGAAAACGGTAAACTAGCACTGAGATTAGCAGAGCAAGTAGGAGAGGATTGGGGAGAGTGA
- the cedA gene encoding DNA import protein CedA — MFSIGEMLFLASSLGALTYFLGTLIMGLPVPVYGVKRWGPKLILDGLYVTALVNAYGSILSLSYIIQSYLGATWCSFFKWVCCLIVQEIALNTFLRTLYGIIAVASGPAAGVLLSQVGVLFSIFGSLITTSETLLIIARIVYDYSQVLVALGILLISIPFRVGRGVGGSLIGFSIVFYAGLPYLPNFLTSLGVNILQNLNSIPNNKACCIIVYLITKVVPVFIEGTIVLPIAYLVILGGISIGVGAAISGYSSRLPIPIEIF, encoded by the coding sequence TTGTTTAGCATAGGCGAAATGTTATTTCTTGCTTCTTCACTAGGGGCATTAACTTATTTCCTTGGAACATTGATTATGGGTCTACCTGTACCAGTGTATGGTGTAAAAAGATGGGGACCAAAATTAATATTAGATGGATTATATGTTACAGCATTAGTTAACGCATATGGAAGTATCTTATCATTATCTTATATTATTCAATCATATCTAGGTGCTACATGGTGTAGTTTTTTCAAATGGGTATGTTGTTTAATAGTTCAAGAAATAGCACTAAATACGTTCTTGAGGACACTATATGGAATAATAGCTGTGGCAAGTGGACCTGCCGCTGGAGTATTATTATCGCAAGTAGGTGTACTTTTCTCTATATTTGGGAGCTTAATTACCACTTCAGAAACTTTACTTATAATTGCTAGAATAGTCTATGACTATTCTCAAGTATTAGTTGCTTTAGGAATATTATTAATTTCTATACCATTTAGAGTAGGTAGAGGAGTAGGTGGGTCACTTATAGGTTTTTCTATAGTATTTTATGCAGGTCTACCTTATTTACCAAATTTCTTAACTTCCTTAGGAGTTAACATTCTCCAGAATTTAAACAGTATACCCAATAATAAAGCATGTTGCATTATAGTATATCTCATTACTAAGGTAGTTCCTGTGTTTATTGAAGGAACTATAGTACTTCCCATTGCATATCTAGTTATACTTGGTGGAATTTCAATAGGGGTAGGTGCGGCAATAAGTGGATATTCGTCTAGGTTGCCCATTCCAATAGAGATCTTTTAG
- a CDS encoding N-acetyl-lysine deacetylase — MKLDKELLLQKAKRYLLELASIYTPSGKESLAVGFFERASKELNLDLKITSTNSFLLGKGDFLLASHVDTVPGFIEPKEEGGTIYGRGVVDAKGSLISMLLATWILNENGYKVQFAGLSDEENKSSGARELVSSGNKFKGIIIGEPTSTTKIVVEYRGVTHVDVICNYESQHSSSANFNPILEISKKILEISQLPTTYDKPSIVPTIIKAGEYVNVTPSAVYLHFDIRYPYGFKLDEILSKINAEFSTCEIKITEHVPPVKVSANDKVVKSLYRALLLQNVKPSLVRKAGTSDMNILSTITENIATYGPGDSKLEHTPYEKITLEEIFIGISTYTKAIESLCSNDY, encoded by the coding sequence ATGAAACTAGACAAGGAGTTGCTATTACAGAAGGCAAAACGGTATCTTCTTGAATTAGCCAGTATTTATACTCCTTCTGGCAAAGAAAGTCTTGCAGTAGGTTTTTTTGAGAGAGCTTCAAAAGAACTAAATTTAGATTTAAAAATCACCAGTACAAACTCTTTCCTTTTAGGAAAGGGCGATTTTTTATTAGCTTCTCATGTTGATACTGTTCCAGGGTTTATTGAACCTAAAGAGGAAGGAGGAACTATATATGGTAGAGGTGTAGTAGATGCTAAAGGTTCATTAATTTCTATGTTACTTGCTACCTGGATACTAAACGAGAATGGATATAAAGTTCAGTTTGCCGGTCTTTCAGACGAGGAAAATAAAAGCAGTGGAGCGAGAGAACTTGTAAGCTCTGGTAATAAATTTAAGGGGATAATAATAGGAGAACCTACCAGTACTACAAAGATAGTTGTAGAATATCGTGGTGTAACTCACGTAGATGTTATTTGCAATTATGAGTCGCAACACTCCTCATCAGCTAATTTTAATCCGATTTTAGAAATCTCAAAGAAAATTTTGGAAATTTCTCAATTGCCTACAACTTACGATAAGCCTTCTATAGTGCCTACAATAATAAAAGCGGGTGAGTATGTTAATGTTACACCGTCCGCTGTTTATCTTCATTTTGATATAAGATATCCTTATGGCTTCAAATTAGATGAAATATTATCCAAAATAAATGCAGAATTTTCTACATGTGAAATAAAAATAACTGAACATGTTCCTCCTGTGAAAGTTAGCGCTAATGATAAAGTAGTTAAATCCTTATACAGAGCATTACTTTTGCAGAATGTTAAACCGTCGTTAGTTAGGAAAGCTGGCACTAGTGATATGAATATCCTGTCTACAATTACTGAAAATATCGCAACTTATGGGCCTGGCGATTCTAAATTAGAGCATACTCCATACGAAAAAATAACTTTGGAAGAAATATTTATAGGAATAAGTACTTATACAAAAGCGATAGAAAGTCTATGCTCCAACGATTATTGA
- the argC gene encoding N-acetyl-gamma-glutamyl-phosphate reductase: MVKVAVIGGSGYTGGELLRILSMHEKVEITLITSREYAGKPISLVHPNLKGILNMNFSDLSLDKIGDKADTIFLALPHRVSLNYVPKLLEMGIQVIDLSADFRLKKPEEYKKWYGIEHPYPDLLKKSVYGLPELHYEELKGAKLIASPGCNATATILALAPVVGNGISTELRFISDVKVSSSEGGMKPKEGSHHPERENAIRPYDPEGHRHAAEAEQELSLLAKKQVKVSIVPHAVSSIRGALASAHTWLNEDYDDIEIWKKIAEFYRGRRFIRIIRGGLHPYPDPKYVIGSNFADIGFAQEERIMRLTMFAAIDNLVKGAAGQAIQNFNISRGFNEDEGLRTPPLRPA; encoded by the coding sequence ATGGTAAAAGTTGCAGTAATAGGCGGTTCGGGATATACTGGTGGAGAATTATTAAGAATATTATCAATGCATGAGAAGGTAGAAATAACTCTGATTACATCCAGAGAATATGCAGGAAAACCAATATCCTTAGTTCATCCTAATTTAAAAGGAATACTTAATATGAATTTTTCTGATCTATCTTTAGATAAAATTGGGGATAAAGCTGACACCATATTTTTAGCATTACCTCATAGAGTTTCATTAAATTATGTACCTAAATTGCTTGAAATGGGAATTCAAGTAATAGATTTAAGCGCAGATTTTAGGTTAAAAAAACCAGAAGAATACAAGAAATGGTATGGAATAGAGCATCCCTATCCGGATTTACTTAAAAAATCTGTTTACGGTTTGCCAGAACTTCATTATGAGGAATTAAAAGGAGCTAAGCTTATTGCCTCTCCTGGTTGTAACGCAACTGCCACAATTTTGGCTTTAGCACCAGTAGTTGGAAACGGAATTTCTACTGAGTTGAGATTTATTAGCGACGTTAAAGTCTCAAGCAGTGAAGGTGGAATGAAACCTAAAGAAGGAAGTCATCATCCTGAACGGGAAAACGCTATTAGACCTTATGATCCTGAAGGACATAGACACGCTGCAGAGGCTGAACAAGAATTAAGCTTGCTGGCCAAAAAACAGGTAAAGGTAAGTATAGTTCCCCATGCAGTAAGTAGCATAAGAGGGGCTTTAGCTTCTGCTCACACTTGGCTTAATGAGGATTATGATGATATTGAAATATGGAAGAAAATTGCGGAATTTTATCGTGGTAGAAGATTTATAAGAATTATTAGAGGAGGACTTCATCCATATCCAGATCCTAAATATGTGATAGGCAGTAATTTTGCTGACATAGGTTTTGCACAAGAGGAGAGGATAATGAGACTAACTATGTTTGCCGCAATAGATAACTTAGTTAAAGGAGCTGCAGGTCAAGCAATTCAGAATTTTAATATATCAAGAGGTTTTAACGAGGATGAAGGATTAAGAACACCTCCACTGAGGCCTGCATAA
- the lysM gene encoding HTH-type transcriptional regulator LysM, which translates to MSSKIDNNDLKILETLKKNARTPYTLIAKDLKISEAAVRKRIEKLIRLGIIKRFTIEYELENEIKAIVMVKSTPQIPTPEISKKIIKISGVETVYESTGDYDIITVVRGINIAEINKTIDEIRSIQGVISTTSTIILRTWY; encoded by the coding sequence ATGAGCAGTAAAATAGATAATAATGATTTGAAAATTCTTGAAACATTAAAGAAGAATGCCAGAACTCCTTATACTTTAATTGCTAAGGATTTAAAGATAAGTGAAGCCGCAGTCAGGAAAAGGATTGAGAAATTAATTAGATTGGGAATTATAAAGAGATTTACTATAGAATATGAATTAGAAAACGAAATAAAGGCAATAGTTATGGTTAAGTCTACCCCTCAAATTCCAACACCAGAAATTTCCAAGAAAATAATCAAAATTTCTGGTGTTGAAACTGTTTATGAGAGTACTGGAGATTACGATATAATAACTGTGGTCCGAGGAATTAATATAGCTGAGATAAATAAAACAATAGATGAGATTAGAAGTATTCAGGGCGTGATAAGTACTACAAGTACTATTATACTTAGGACATGGTACTAA